One genomic segment of Naumovozyma castellii chromosome 7, complete genome includes these proteins:
- the RVB2 gene encoding RuvB family ATP-dependent DNA helicase reptin (ancestral locus Anc_6.261) → MSIQTSDPNETADSLKSLSLIASHSHITGLGLDPQLQPLPTSQGMVGQLKARRAAGIILKMVQNGTIAGRAVLVAGPPSTGKTALAMGLSQSLGKDVPFTALAGSEIFSLELSKTEALTQALRKSIGVRIKEETELIEGEVVEIQIDRSITGGHKQGKLTIKTTDMETIYELGNKMIDGLTKEKVLAGDVISIDKASGKITKLGRSFARSRDYDAMGADTRFVQCPEGELQKRKTVVHTVSLHEIDVINSRTQGFLALFTGDTGEIRSEVRDQINTKVAEWKEEGKAEIVPGVLFIDEVHMLDIECFSFINRAIEDEFAPIIIMATNRGISQTRGTNYKSPHGLPLDLLDRSIIITTSSYNEEEVKTILSIRAQEEEVELAPDALDLLTKTGMETSLRYSSNLISVAQQIAQKRKSNVVEIVDIKRAYLLFLDSKRSVKFVQENESQYIDDQGNVQISTVTAKDEDAMDTTE, encoded by the coding sequence ATGTCTATCCAAACCAGCGATCCAAATGAAACCGCCGACTCACTAAAGTCGCTTTCGCTAATCGCATCTCATTCACATATTACAGGACTTGGCTTAGATCCTCAACTACAACCTTTGCCTACGTCCCAGGGTATGGTAGGTCAGTTAAAGGCTCGTCGTGCCGCAGGTATCATATTGAAGATGGTTCAGAATGGTACCATTGCTGGTAGGGCTGTCCTTGTTGCGGGGCCTCCATCTACAGGGAAAACTGCGTTGGCTATGGGGTTATCTCAATCTTTGGGGAAAGATGTTCCATTTACCGCGTTAGCTGGGTCTGAGATTTTTAGTTTGGAGCTAAGTAAGACTGAAGCGTTGACTCAAGCTTTGAGAAAGTCCATTGGTGTGAGAATTAAGGAAGAGACTGAATTGATTGAAGGTGAAGTGGtagaaattcaaattgatagGTCTATTACTGGTGGTCATAAACAAGGTAAGTTAACGATCAAGACGACTGATATGGAGACCATTTATGAATTAGGGAACAAGATGATTGATGGGTTGACTAAGGAAAAAGTTCTTGCGGGGGACGTGATTTCCATTGATAAAGCTAGCGGGAAGATCACTAAGCTTGGGAGATCATTTGCTAGATCAAGAGATTATGATGCCATGGGTGCGGATACCAGATTTGTTCAATGCCCAGAAGGTGAATTGCAGAAGAGGAAAACTGTTGTACATACTGTTTCTCttcatgaaattgatgTGATAAATTCTAGAACGCAGGGGTTCCTTGCGCTATTCACTGGTGACACTGGTGAAATTAGATCAGAAGTGAGAGATCAAATTAATACTAAAGTGGCAGAATGGAAGGAGGAAGGTAAAGCAGAGATCGTTCCTGGtgttttatttattgatgaagtCCATATGCTTGATATTGAATGTTTTTCCTTTATCAACAGAgccattgaagatgaatttgCACCTATCATTATAATGGCTACTAATAGAGGTATTTCTCAAACTAGAGGTACCAATTACAAGTCGCCTCATGGGTTACCTCTTGATTTATTAGACAGATCGATTATTATTACAACATCCAGTTATAACGAAGAGGAGGTGAAGACTATCTTATCAATTAGAGCACAGGAGGAAGAAGTAGAATTGGCACCTGATGCCTTGGATTTACTAACCAAGACTGGGATGGAAACCAGTCTACGTTATAGTAGCAATTTAATCTCTGTAGCACAACAAATTGCtcaaaagaggaagagtAATGTAGTGGAGATTGTTGACATTAAGAGAGCCTACTTATTATTCTTAGATAGTAAGAGGTCTGTGAAATTTGTTCAAGAGAACGAATCTCAATACATCGACGATCAAGGTAACGTACAAATATCCACGGTAACTGccaaagatgaagatgccATGGACACTACCGAATAA
- the VMA11 gene encoding H(+)-transporting V0 sector ATPase subunit c' (ancestral locus Anc_6.260) has protein sequence MSSTELNPYAPFYAPFFGFAGCAAAMVLSNVGAAIGTAKSGIGISGIGTFKPELIMKSLIPVVMSGILAIYGLVVAVLIAGNLSPTEDYTLFNGFMHLSCGLCVGFACLSSGYAIGIVGDVGVRKYMHQPRLFVGIVLILIFSEVLGLYGMIIALIMNTRGSE, from the coding sequence ATGTCTTCCACCGAACTAAACCCATACGCTCCATTTTACGCCCCCTTCTTTGGATTCGCTGGCTGTGCTGCAGCAATGGTCCTATCCAACGTCGGTGCCGCTATTGGAACAGCCAAGTCGGGGATCGGTATTTCAGGTATAGGTACTTTCAAACCGGAATTGATCATGAAATCTTTGATTCCAGTGGTCATGAGTGGTATCTTGGCCATTTACGGACTGGTCGTTGCCGTGTTGATAGCGGGGAATTTGTCGCCCACAGAGGATTATACATTGTTCAATGGGTTTATGCATTTGAGTTGTGGGCTGTGTGTGGGATTCGCTTGCTTGAGTAGTGGGTATGCTATTGGGATCGTTGGGGATGTTGGAGTGAGGAAATATATGCACCAACCTAGATTGTTTGTTGGGATCGTCTTGATACTTATTTTCTCCGAAGTTTTGGGACTATATGGAATGATTATTGCATTGATTATGAATACGAGAGGTTCGGAGTAA
- the NSL1 gene encoding MIND complex subunit NSL1 (ancestral locus Anc_6.259), with amino-acid sequence MSFPHSERLDVTVEQLKSIYGQLQEVFNDKFSQILPPDQVDDNDPLKRQVQIQLQDFLSGVMEMAANSLNVVNADMDGRSIKDVLLESEREYMEPFDLELNEKVRQLYQEWEDQTVKVSQLRQNGPLKVNEIYNGSKEEYLSRLDARINSLSQDEAMEDDADTDVALAPMDTTIKQDYQEALQNLYDTGQRIPDIRGDVEKLKRLVAYFDRAG; translated from the coding sequence ATGTCATTTCCTCATTCGGAAAGACTGGATGTTACAGTGGAACAGTTGAAGAGTATATATGGACAATTACAAGAGGTGTTTAACGATAAGTTCAGTCAGATTCTTCCTCCAGATCAAGTGGACGATAACGATCCCCTAAAGAGACAAGTACAGATACAATTGCAAGATTTCTTGTCGGGGGTGATGGAGATGGCGGctaattctttgaatgtGGTCAATGCAGATATGGATGGGAGGAGCATTAAGGATGTGTTATTAGAATCTGAAAGAGAGTACATGGAGCCCTTTGACCTCGAATTGAACGAGAAAGTGAGACAGTTGTACCAGGAGTGGGAGGATCAGACAGTGAAAGTGTCTCAATTAAGACAGAACGGGCCTTTGAAAGtgaatgaaatatataacgggtccaaagaagaatactTGTCGCGGTTGGATGCCAGGATTAACAGTCTCTCGCAAGATGAGGCGATGGAGGATGATGCGGATACAGATGTAGCACTGGCACCCATGGATACCACCATTAAACAGGATTACCAGGAGGCCCTACAGAACTTGTATGACACTGGACAGAGAATACCAGATATCCGTGGTGATGTTGAGAAGTTGAAACGACTAGTAGCCTATTTCGATAGGGCTGGTTAG
- the SSO1 gene encoding syntaxin (ancestral locus Anc_6.258), translating into MSYDSPYNTNANPYDESYELNNNNGPTQGQRLQNDHGNDFVSFMNRINSINQKLDSYDALITQIDSLHKNLLIEVNNEDAQMLRNRLDGFVSQATDLQYQLKDEIKEAQRVALRDVNMQTQAENSRQRFLKLIQDYRVIDSDYKDRNKEQAKRQYMIVQPDATDDEVENAINDVGGQQIFSQALLNANRRGEAKTALAEVQARHQELLQLEKSMAELTQLFNDMEQLVIEQQETIDVIDQNVEEAQQDVEQGIGHTNKAVESARRARRNKIRCYIICFLIVAVVVVVVVVPSVVVTRH; encoded by the coding sequence ATGAGCTACGATAGCCCCTACAATACCAATGCCAACCCATACGACGAGAGTTATGAGctgaataataataatggcCCCACACAAGGTCAGCGCTTGCAAAATGACCACGGCAATGATTTTGTCTCCTTTATGAACAGAATCAACTCCATCAACCAGAAGCTGGACTCTTATGACGCTCTCATTACGCAGATTGACTCGTTGCACAAGAATCTTTTGATTGAAGTTAATAACGAAGACGCACAAATGCTAAGGAATAGACTGGATGGATTTGTCTCTCAGGCAACTGATTTACAATAccaattgaaagatgaaattaaagaagctCAAAGAGTAGCGTTGAGAGACGTTAACATGCAAACTCAAGCGGAAAATTCAAGACAAagatttttgaaattgattcaagatTACAGAGTCATCGATTCTGATTATAAGGATCGTAATAAAGAACAGGCAAAGAGACAATATATGATTGTGCAGCCTGATGCtacagatgatgaagtggAAAACGCCATCAATGATGTTGGTGGCCAACAAATATTCTCACAGGCTTTACTTAACGCTAATAGGCGTGGGGAGGCAAAAACTGCTTTGGCAGAAGTACAGGCAAGACATCAAGAATTAttacaattggaaaaatcaATGGCCGAATTGACACAATTGTTTAATGATATGGAGCAATTGGTTAttgaacaacaagaaacaattgatGTCATTGATCAAAACGTGGAGGAAGCCCAACAAGATGTCGAACAGGGGATCGGACATACTAATAAAGCCGTCGAAAGTGCAAGAAGGGCgagaagaaacaagataAGATGTTACATCATCTGTTTCTTgattgttgctgttgttgtagtGGTCGTGGTGGTCCCATCCGTCGTTGTCACAAGGCACTAA
- the FAS2 gene encoding trifunctional fatty acid synthase subunit FAS2 (ancestral locus Anc_6.257), translated as MVMKPEVEQELAHVLLTELLAYQFASPVRWIETQDVFLKDMNTERVVEIGPSPTLSGMAQRTLKNKYESYDAALSLQRQILCYSKDAKEIYYTPDPVAEAPEEETKATEAPAAAAAPAPAPVAAAAPVAVAAPAPSAAAAELPDAPVKASLLLHVLVAHKLKKSLDSIPMSKTIKDLVGGKSTVQNEILGDLGKEFGSTPEKPEDTPLEELAETFQDTFSGSLGKQSTSLISRLISSKMPGGFTITVARKYLQSRWGLPSGRQDSTLLVALSNEPAARLASEADAKSFLDGQAQKYASIAGVDLSAASAPAAASGAGSAGGATIDAAALDELNKDHQVLARQQLQVLARYLKMDLDGGERKFLKEKDTVKNLQAQLDFLTEELGEFYVGALNTAFSRKKARVFDSSWNWAKQSLLHLYFEIIHGVLKNIDREVVSEAINIMNRSNDALIKFMEYHINNTDETKGENYKLVKDLGEQLIENCKLALDLDPVYKDISKPTGPKTVIDKNGNIKYSEEPREKVRKLSQYIQEMALGGPLSKAPGTTIQEDLTRVYKAISAQASTHEISDSTKLEFEKIYGDLMQFLTNSKEIDASQTTQLAGGEDEDDDLDKDSTKEVASLSNKSTISKSVSSTVPRETVPFLHLKKKSSSGAWKYDRHSSALFLDGLEKAAVNGVTYKDKYVLLTGAGNGSIGGEILRGLLQGGAKVIATTIGINKANMEYFQSVYAKFGAKGSTLVVVPFNQGSKQDVEALINYIYDDEKAGGLGWDLDAIIPFAAIPENGIELDNIDSKSEFAHRIMLTNIFRIMGNVKKQKSAKGIETRPAQVILPMSPNHGTFGGDGLYSESKLSLETLFNRWFSESWGNQLTICGAIIGWTRGTGLMSGNNIIAEGIEKMGVRTFSQKEMAFNLLGLLTPEVVQLSQKAPVMADLNGGLQFLKDLKEFTRKLRTDLTETSEIRKAVSIETALEHKTVNGDNADAAYAQVEIQPRANIQLNFPTLKSYKDIKATAAPELEGLLDLERVIVVTGFSEVGPWGSSRTRWEMESSGEFSLEGCVEMAWMMGLIKYHNGNLKGRPYTGWVDAKTNEPIDDKDVKSKYESHILDHAGIRLIEPELFNGYNPERKHMIQEIIVEENMEPFEASKETAEQFKHEHGDKVDIFEIPETGEYSVKLLKGATLYIPKALRFDRLVAGQIPTGWNAKTYGISDDVISQVDPITLFVLVSVVEAFIASGITDPYEMYQYVHVSEVGNCSGSGMGGVSALRGMFKERYKDEPVQNDILQESFINTMSAWVNMLLISSSGPIKTPVGACATSVESVDIGVETILSGKAKICIVGGYDDFQEEGSYEFGNMKATSNTLEEFEHGRTPSEMSRPATSTRNGFMEAQGAGIQIIMNADLALKMGVPIYGIVALTATATDKIGRSVPAPGKGILTTAREHHGDLKFPTPLLNIKYRKRQLAAREVQIKQWVENEIDLLKYEVSEVPLDDQEEFFVERTKEINHEASKQLKAAQSQWGNEFFKNEPRIAPLRGALATYGLTIDDLGVASFHGTSTMANDKNESATLNDMMKHLGRSEGNPVVGVFQKFLTGHPKGAAGAWMMNGALQILNTSIIPGNRNADNIDKLLEQYEYVLFPSKSLKTNGIKAVSITSFGFGQKGAQAIVVHPDYLYAAIDESKYNEYKSKVNKREKTAYKYFHNGMITNKLFVSKEHAPYSDELEESVYLDPLARVSQDKKDGSLTFNSGSIQNKNTYASASNRETAAIVRELTKEVANTKTNVGVDVELITSINVENETFIERNFTASEIAYCSQQPSVQSSYAGTWSAKEAVFKSLGVQSRGAGASLKEIEISRVHGNAPVVVLHGDAKKIATGAGIVEVNVSISHDDFQSIAVAISTKK; from the coding sequence ATGGTTATGAAACCAGAAGTTGAACAAGAATTGGCTCATGTCCTTTTGACAGAGCTTCTAGCTTATCAATTCGCATCTCCAGTGAGATGGATTGAAACTCAAGACGTCTTCTTGAAAGATATGAACACAGAAAGAGTCGTCGAAATCGGTCCATCCCCAACTTTGTCAGGGATGGCTCAAAGaactttgaagaataagTACGAATCATATGATGCTGCTTTATCTTTGCAAAGACAAATCTTATGTTACTCTAAGGACGCCAAGGAAATTTACTACACTCCTGACCCAGTCGCTGAAGCTCCAGAGGAAGAAACTAAAGCCACTGAAGCTCCTGCCGCCGCTGCTGCTCCAGCTCCAGCTCCGGTTGCCGCTGCCGCTCCAGTTGCCGTCGCTGCCCCAGCCCCATCAGCTGCTGCTGCCGAACTACCTGATGCTCCTGTTAAGGCTTCCTTATTGTTGCACGTCTTAGTCGCTcataaattaaagaaatcacTGGACTCTATTCCAATGTCAAAGACCATTAAAGATTTGGTTGGTGGTAAATCTACTGTGCAAAATGAAATTCTTGGTGATTTAGGTAAGGAATTCGGATCTACACCAGAAAAGCCAGAAGACACTCCACTTGAAGAATTGGCTGAAACTTTCCAAGACACATTTTCCGGTTCTTTAGGTAAGCAATCCACCTCTCTAATCTCAagattaatttcttctaagATGCCTGGTGGGTTCACCATCACTGTTGCTAGAAAGTACTTGCAATCTCGTTGGGGTTTACCTTCCGGTAGACAAGATTCTACTTTGTTAGTAGCTTTGTCCAATGAACCAGCTGCTCGTCTTGCCTCGGAAGCTGATGCAAAGAGCTTCTTAGATGGACAAGCTCAAAAGTACGCCTCTATTGCAGGTGTAGATTTATCTGCTGCTTCTGCTCCTGCTGCAGCCAGTGGAGCAGGCAGTGCTGGTGGTGCCACTATCGATGCTGCTGCattggatgaattgaaCAAGGATCACCAAGTTCTAGCTCGTCAACAATTGCAAGTCTTGGCTCGTTATTTAAAGATGGATCTAGATGGTGGTGAAAGAAAGTTCCTAAAAGAGAAAGATACCGTCAAAAATTTACAAGCTCAGTTAGATTTCTTAACTGAAGAATTAGGTGAATTCTACGTCGGTGCTTTGAATACTGCCTTTTCAAGAAAGAAGGCCAGAGTTTTTGACTCATCTTGGAATTGGGCTAAGCAGTCATTGCTACACTTGTATTTCGAAATCATCCATGGTGTCTTGAAGAACATTGATAGAGAAGTGGTGAGTGAAGCCATTAATATCATGAATAGATCCAATGATGCCTTGATCAAGTTCATGGAATATCATATCAATAACACTGACGAAACTAAGGGTGAAAATTACAAATTAGTCAAAGATTTGGGTGaacaattaattgaaaattgtaaattGGCCCTTGACTTAGACCCTGTGTACAAGGATATCTCTAAACCAACTGGTCCAAAGACTGTTATTGACAAGAATGGTAACATTAAGTACTCTGAAGAACCAAGAGAAAAGGTGAGAAAACTATCCCAATACATTCAAGAAATGGCTCTAGGTGGTCCATTAAGTAAGGCTCCAGGAACTAccattcaagaagatttgaCCCGTGTTTACAAGGCCATTAGTGCACAAGCTTCAACCCATGAAATCTCTGACTCTACCAAATTGGAATTCGAAAAGATTTACGGTGATTTGATGCAATTCTTAACCAACTCCAAGGAAATCGATGCATCTCAAACTACTCAATTAGCCGGTGGcgaagatgaagacgatgatTTAGATAAGGATTCCACCAAGGAAGTtgcatcattatcaaaCAAATCCACCATTTCTAAGAGTGTCTCCTCTACTGTTCCAAGAGAAACAGTTCCTTTCTtacatttgaagaagaagtcaTCAAGTGGTGCATGGAAGTACGATCGTCATTCTTCTGCTCTATTCTTAGATGGGTTGGAAAAGGCTGCCGTTAACGGTGTTACTTACAAGGATAAATATGTCTTGCTTACTGGTGCCGGTAACGGTTCCATTGGTGGTGAAATTTTAAGAGGTTTACTACAAGGTGGTGCCAAGGTTATTGCTACTACTATTGGTATTAACAAGGCAAACATGGAATATTTCCAATCAGTTTATGCTAAGTTTGGTGCCAAGGGTTCCACTTTAGTTGTTGTTCCATTCAACCAAGGTTCCAAGCAAGATGTGGAAGCTTTAATCAACTATATTTACGATGATGAAAAGGCCGGTGGTTTAGGTTGGGATTTGGATGCCATTATTCCATTTGCTGCCATTCCAGAAAACGGTATTGAATTAGACAATATTGATTCCAAATCTGAATTTGCTCACAGAATTATGTTGACCAATATCTTTAGAATCATGGGTAACgtcaagaaacaaaaatcTGCTAAGGGTATTGAAACTAGACCTGCCCAAGTCATCTTACCAATGTCTCCAAACCATGGTACTTTTGGTGGTGATGGTTTGTATTCTGAATCCAAATTATCTTTGGAAACATTATTCAACAGATGGTTCTCTGAATCCTGGGGTAACCAATTAACCATTTGTGGTGCCATTATTGGTTGGACCAGAGGTACTGGTTTAATGAGTGGTAATAACATTATTGCTGAAGGTATTGAAAAGATGGGTGTCCGTACTTTCTCTCAAAAGGAAATGGCCTTTAACTTATTAGGTTTATTGACTCCTGAAGTTGTTCAATTGTCACAAAAGGCACCTGTTATGGCTGATTTGAATGGTGGGTTacaattcttgaaagatttgaaagagTTCACTCGTAAATTACGTACTGATTTGACTGAAACTTCTGAAATTAGAAAGGCTGTTTCCATTGAAACTGCATTGGAACACAAGACAGTTAATGGTGATAATGCTGATGCTGCATATGCTCAAGTGGAAATTCAACCAAGAGccaatattcaattaaatttccCAACTTTGAAATCATACAAGGATATTAAAGCTACTGCAGCACCTGAACTGGAAGGTTTAttagatttggaaagaGTCATTGTGGTTACTGGTTTCTCTGAAGTTGGTCCATGGGGGTCTTCCAGAACTAGATGGGAAATGGAATCATCTGGTGAATTCTCATTGGAAGGTTGTGTGGAAATGGCTTGGATGATGGGGTTGATTAAGTATCATAATGGTAATTTGAAAGGTCGTCCATACACTGGTTGGGTTGATGCTAAGACCAATGAACCTATTGATGATAAGGATGTTAAGAGTAAATACGAAAGTCATATCCTTGACCATGCTGGTATTAGATTAATTGAACCTGAATTGTTTAATGGTTACAACCCAGAAAGAAAGCATatgattcaagaaattattgttGAGGAAAACATGGAACCATTTGAAGCTTCTAAAGAAACAGCTGAACAATTCAAGCATGAGCATGGTGATAAAGTGgacatttttgaaatccCTGAAACTGGTGAATATTCtgttaaattattaaaggGTGCCACTTTATACATTCCAAAGGCCTTGAGATTTGATCGTCTTGTGGCTGGTCAAATTCCAACTGGTTGGAACGCTAAGACTTATGGTATCTCTGATGATGTTATTTCTCAAGTGGATCCAATTACTTTGTTTGTCTTAGTTTCCGTGGTGGAAGCATTTATTGCGTCTGGTATTACTGATCCATATGAAATGTACCAATACGTCCATGTTTCTGAAGTGGGTAACTGTTCCGGTTCCGGTATGGGTGGTGTTTCCGCATTACGTGGTATGTTTAAGGAACGTTATAAGGATGAACCTGTTCAAAATGATATCTTACAAGAATCGTTCATTAACACGATGTCAGCCTGGGTCAATAtgttattaatttcttccagTGGTCCAATTAAGACCCCTGTGGGTGCCTGTGCCACATCTGTGGAATCTGTTGATATTGGTGTGGAAACCATCCTATCTGGTAAGGCTAAGATTTGTATTGTTGGTGGTTATGATGattttcaagaagaaggttCATATGAATTTGGTAACATGAAGGCTACTTCTAACACgttggaagaatttgaacATGGTCGAACCCCCTCTGAGATGTCTAGACCTGCTACATCGACTCGTAACGGGTTCATGGAAGCACAAGGTGCTGGtattcaaatcattatgAATGCTGATTTGGCTTTGAAGATGGGTGTTCCAATTTATGGTATTGTTGCCTTGACCGCGACTGCTACTGATAAGATTGGTAGATCTGTTCCAGCTCCAGGTAAGGGTATCTTAACGACAGCCAGGGAGCATCATggtgatttgaaattccCCActccattattgaatattaagTATAGGAAACGTCAATTGGCTGCTCGTGAGGTTCAAATTAAGCAATGGGTGGagaatgaaattgatcttttgaaatatgaaGTCAGTGAAGTTCCATTGGATGATCAAGAGGAATTCTTCGTGGAACGTACCAAGGAGATCAACCATGAGGCATCCAAGCAATTGAAGGCAGCCCAAAGTCAATGGGGGAATGAATTCTTTAAGAATGAACCACGTATTGCTCCATTGAGAGGTGCGTTGGCCACGTATGGGTTAaccattgatgatttaGGAGTGGCTTCATTCCATGGTACTTCCACTATGGCCaatgataagaatgaaTCCGCCACTTTGAATGATATGATGAAACATTTAGGTAGATCTGAGGGGAACCCCGTTGTTGGtgttttccaaaaattcttAACTGGTCATCCTAAGGGTGCTGCTGGTGCttggatgatgaatggTGCCTTacaaattttgaatactAGTATTATTCCAGGGAATAGGAATGCGGAcaatattgataaattgttGGAACAATACGAATATGTGTTATTCCCCTCCAAGTCTTTGAAGACCAATGGTATCAAGGCCGTTTCCATTACCTCGTTTGGGTTTGGTCAAAAGGGTGCCCAGGCTATTGTTGTTCATCCAGATTATCTATATGCTGCCATTGATGAATCCAAATACAATGAATATAAGAGCAAGGTTAACAAGAGAGAGAAGACTGCATACAAGTACTTCCATAATGGTATGATCACTAACAAGTTATTTGTCAGTAAAGAGCATGCGCCATACAGTGATGAATTGGAGGAGTCAGTCTATTTGGATCCATTAGCGCGTGTTTCTCAGGACAAGAAGGACGGTAGTTTAACGTTCAACAGTGGATCGATCCAAAACAAGAACACTTATGCGTCTGCATCCAACAGGGAGACCGCAGCCATCGTGAGAGAATTGACCAAGGAAGTAGCTAATACCAAGACGAATGTTGGAGTGGACGTGGAGTTGATTACGAGTATCAATGTGGAAAACGAAACATTCATTGAACGCAATTTCACCGCCAGCGAGATCGCATACTGTTCCCAGCAACCAAGTGTGCAGAGTTCGTATGCCGGGACATGGTCCGCCAAGGAAGCAGTTTTCAAGTCCTTGGGAGTGCAGTCACGGGGCGCGGGAGCGTCTCTGAAAGAGATTGAAATTTCCCGTGTTCATGGAAACGCGCCCGTTGTAGTGTTGCACGGAGATGCTAAGAAGATTGCTACGGGTGCGGGCATTGTGGAGGTGAACGTTTCCATCTCACACGACGACTTCCAGTCCATTGCCGTTGCGATCTCCACTAAGAAGTAA
- the USV1 gene encoding Usv1p (ancestral locus Anc_6.256): MISENKLNNKQKKPYKNNFKCTGYGDCHMAFTRAEHLARHIRKHTGEKPFQCDVCLKRFSRVDNLKQHRESVHATVVNAASKNVPLVAKGRVEKPKKIILNNENFKKVIEQKLKSLATTNETPHNDSLGVMTPDINNIMVSNSSPPISPLMRLPIASSSSSSSSCATSYFTEPRHQQQQYVYYPLQQHPQPSLECPYILPPILPTTQFHSYIPSTASAQFPLINPAPQNNITGASKQSGSTTTTNTKSSINMKTNNEKPTNESSVRLSVKYILS, translated from the coding sequence ATGATCTCGGagaataaattgaataacaaacaaaagaaaccatacaagaataattttaaatgtACCGGGTATGGGGACTGTCACATGGCCTTCACCAGGGCTGAACATTTGGCAAGACATATAAGGAAGCACACTGGGGAGAAACCTTTCCAGTGCGACGTGTGCTTGAAGAGGTTTAGCAGAGTGgataatttgaaacaacATCGCGAATCCGTCCATGCAACGGTCGTTAATGCGGCATCCAAGAATGTACCACTCGTCGCTAAGGGTAGAGTGgaaaaaccaaaaaaaattatactAAATAAcgaaaatttcaagaaagtgatagaacaaaaattgaaatcattGGCAACTACGAATGAAACGCCTCATAATGATAGTTTGGGCGTGATGACACCagatataaataatattatggTCTCAAATTCAAGTCCACCAATTTCGCCACTAATGCGCTTACCAAtagcatcttcatcatcgtcatcgtcatcatgCGCAACTTCATATTTTACAGAGCCAAGACACCAACAGCAGCAGTATGTGTATTACCCCCTTCAGCAACATCCACAACCATCCTTGGAGTGTCCGTACATATTACCACCCATTCTACCAACCACACAATTTCATTCCTATATACCGTCTACCGCAAGTGCCCAGTTCCCATTGATAAATCCGGCACCACAGAATAATATTACTGGCGCCAGTAAACAATCCGgttccaccaccaccaccaacaCTAAATCAAGCATAAACATGAAaactaataatgaaaaaccTACTAATGAATCATCAGTACGTCTAAGCGTAAAATATATACTTTcataa